In a genomic window of Pseudomonas putida:
- a CDS encoding mechanosensitive ion channel family protein: MLARLFALPCFFLIGLLTLLSMAPAQAAGLPSLLNSSANAQPQAQEPLGQSLDEVIKSLENDQQRSKLLADLKKLRDATKKAQPATEEGVLGLIGGTLASFEKQFTGADSPLTRWSDEFNLARDELNALILPANEWLPIIFAFAMILMVWSLLAAALIWISHRVRMRFGLTEELPQHPRALDMLRFALRKLGPWLIALVITVYLSYALPSSLGKSLAMVLAYALVVGTCFSAICVIAFSLLDGPHRHRALYILRHQAFHPLWLIGSFAAFGEALNDPRLVNSLGAHLAHTAATVANVLAALSTGLFILRFRRPIAHLIRNQPLSRRLTRRALSDSIEILGTFWFVPALVLVGISLFATFVSAGDTSTALRQSLICTVLLVLCMVINGLVRRHALKPQRGVKRHALYSERLKNFFYTLAHLLVWLAFIELGLRVWGMSLIAFTEGEGHEVSVKLFSLGGTLIFAWLIWILSDTAVHHALTRSRKGLANARAQTMMPLIRNVLFVAIFIIALIVALANMGMNVTPLLAGAGVIGLAIGFGAQSLVADLITGLFIIIEDSLAIDDYVDVGGHLGTVEGLTIRTVRLRDIDGIVHTIPFSEIKSIKNYSREFGYAIFRVAVPASMDIDSAIKLMRDVGQKMRTDPLQRRNIWSPLEIQGVESFESGNAILRARFKTAPIKQWEVSRAFNLSLKRHLDEAGMDLATPRMSVQVITAGGGPDQTTSTPT; encoded by the coding sequence GTGCTCGCTCGCCTGTTTGCCCTACCGTGCTTTTTCCTCATTGGCCTTTTGACACTGCTGTCGATGGCGCCTGCCCAGGCGGCCGGTCTGCCGAGCCTGCTCAACAGTTCGGCCAATGCCCAGCCGCAGGCACAGGAGCCCCTCGGGCAATCCCTCGATGAAGTGATCAAGTCACTGGAAAACGACCAGCAGCGCAGCAAATTGCTGGCGGACTTGAAGAAACTGCGCGACGCCACGAAAAAGGCCCAGCCGGCCACCGAGGAGGGCGTACTGGGCCTGATCGGCGGGACACTGGCCAGCTTCGAAAAACAATTCACCGGGGCCGATAGCCCGCTGACGCGCTGGTCCGACGAATTCAACCTGGCCCGGGATGAACTGAACGCCCTGATACTGCCGGCCAACGAATGGCTGCCGATCATCTTTGCCTTCGCCATGATCCTGATGGTCTGGAGCCTGCTGGCGGCGGCGCTGATCTGGATCAGCCATCGGGTGCGCATGCGCTTCGGCCTGACCGAAGAGCTGCCACAGCATCCCCGGGCTCTGGACATGCTGCGTTTCGCCCTGCGCAAGCTCGGCCCGTGGCTGATCGCGCTGGTCATCACCGTCTATCTGAGTTACGCCCTGCCCTCGTCATTGGGCAAGAGCCTGGCCATGGTGCTGGCCTATGCCCTGGTGGTCGGCACCTGTTTTTCGGCGATCTGCGTGATCGCCTTTTCCCTGCTCGACGGCCCGCACCGCCACCGCGCGCTGTACATCCTGCGGCATCAGGCCTTTCATCCACTGTGGTTGATCGGCAGCTTCGCCGCATTTGGCGAAGCCCTGAACGACCCGCGCCTAGTCAACAGCCTGGGTGCTCATCTGGCGCATACCGCCGCGACCGTGGCCAATGTCCTGGCGGCGTTGTCCACGGGGCTGTTCATCCTGCGCTTTCGCCGCCCGATTGCTCATCTGATCCGCAACCAGCCGTTGTCCCGGCGCCTGACCCGTCGCGCCCTGAGCGACAGTATCGAAATCCTCGGCACCTTCTGGTTCGTACCGGCGCTGGTATTGGTGGGTATCTCGCTGTTCGCCACCTTCGTCTCGGCCGGCGATACCAGCACGGCCCTGCGCCAGTCACTGATCTGCACCGTGCTGCTGGTGTTGTGCATGGTCATCAACGGCCTGGTGCGCCGCCATGCCCTCAAGCCACAGCGCGGCGTGAAGCGCCACGCGCTGTATTCCGAACGCCTTAAAAACTTCTTCTATACCCTCGCTCATCTTCTGGTCTGGCTGGCCTTCATCGAGCTCGGCCTGCGTGTGTGGGGCATGTCACTGATTGCCTTCACCGAGGGTGAAGGTCATGAAGTCAGCGTCAAACTGTTCAGCCTGGGCGGCACGCTGATCTTTGCCTGGCTGATCTGGATTCTCAGCGACACCGCCGTGCACCATGCCCTGACCCGTTCGCGCAAAGGCCTGGCCAACGCCCGCGCGCAAACCATGATGCCGCTGATTCGCAACGTGCTGTTCGTGGCAATTTTCATCATCGCGCTGATCGTCGCCCTGGCGAACATGGGCATGAACGTCACGCCACTGCTGGCCGGTGCCGGCGTGATCGGCCTGGCCATCGGCTTCGGCGCGCAATCGCTGGTGGCCGACCTGATCACCGGGCTGTTCATCATCATCGAAGACTCCCTGGCCATCGACGACTACGTGGACGTCGGCGGCCACCTGGGTACCGTCGAAGGCCTGACCATTCGCACCGTGCGCCTGCGGGACATCGACGGCATCGTCCATACCATCCCGTTCAGCGAAATCAAAAGCATCAAGAACTACTCCCGGGAATTCGGCTACGCGATCTTCCGCGTTGCCGTGCCGGCCAGCATGGACATCGACAGCGCCATCAAGCTGATGCGCGATGTCGGCCAGAAAATGCGCACCGATCCGCTGCAACGCCGCAATATCTGGTCGCCACTGGAAATTCAGGGGGTGGAAAGTTTCGAATCCGGCAACGCGATCCTGCGCGCCCGATTCAAGACGGCGCCGATCAAGCAATGGGAGGTTTCACGCGCATTCAACCTGTCGCTGAAACGGCACCTGGATGAAGCCGGGATGGACCTGGCGACGCCGCGAATGAGCGTGCAGGTCATCACCGCCGGTGGCGGACCGGATCAGACCACATCCACGCCGACATGA
- the minE gene encoding cell division topological specificity factor MinE produces the protein MNLFDFFRANKKQSTASVAKERLQIIVAHERGQRSTPDYLPALQKELVEVIRKYVNIGTDDVHVALESQGSCSILELNITLPDR, from the coding sequence ATGAACCTTTTTGACTTCTTTCGTGCCAACAAAAAGCAAAGCACCGCGTCGGTAGCGAAAGAGCGTCTACAGATCATCGTGGCGCACGAACGCGGCCAACGCAGCACCCCGGACTACCTGCCAGCCTTGCAGAAGGAACTGGTCGAAGTGATCCGCAAGTACGTCAACATCGGCACCGATGACGTGCATGTCGCACTGGAAAGCCAGGGCAGTTGCTCGATTCTGGAACTCAATATCACCCTGCCAGATCGCTGA
- a CDS encoding ABC transporter permease: MSRAELGPVGIYHRVVVYLLFAILLLPLLGTFIYSISSSWSATILPSGFSIKWYVQLWSDPRFLSAFGQSLLVCVGALLLSVVLILPLLFVVHYHFPKLDALMNILILLPFAVPPVVSSVGLLQLYGSGPLAMVGTPWILIGCYFTVALPFMYRAITNNLQAINLRDLMDAAQLLGASTFQAAILVVLPNLRKGLMVALLLSFSFLFGEFVFANILVGTRYETLQVYLNNMRNSSGHFTSALVISYFFFVLVMTWAANILNKDKSE, encoded by the coding sequence ATGTCTCGCGCTGAATTGGGCCCTGTCGGTATCTATCACCGGGTAGTGGTCTATCTGCTGTTTGCCATCCTGTTGTTGCCGTTGCTCGGCACCTTTATCTATTCGATTTCCAGCAGTTGGTCGGCCACCATCCTGCCCAGCGGCTTCAGCATCAAATGGTATGTGCAGCTGTGGAGTGACCCGCGTTTCCTGAGTGCTTTCGGCCAGTCGCTGCTGGTCTGCGTCGGTGCACTGCTGCTGTCGGTCGTGCTGATTCTGCCCCTGCTGTTCGTGGTGCATTACCACTTCCCGAAACTCGATGCGCTGATGAACATCCTGATCCTGCTGCCCTTCGCGGTGCCGCCGGTGGTGTCGTCGGTGGGCTTGCTGCAACTCTACGGCTCCGGGCCGCTCGCCATGGTCGGCACGCCGTGGATCCTGATCGGTTGCTACTTCACCGTGGCGCTGCCGTTCATGTACCGGGCGATCACCAATAACCTGCAAGCGATCAACCTGCGCGACCTCATGGACGCCGCCCAGTTGCTCGGCGCCAGCACCTTTCAGGCGGCAATCCTGGTGGTGCTGCCGAACCTGCGCAAAGGCCTGATGGTCGCATTGCTGCTGTCGTTCTCGTTCCTGTTCGGTGAGTTCGTGTTCGCCAACATCCTCGTCGGCACCCGTTACGAAACCCTGCAGGTCTACCTCAACAACATGCGCAACAGCAGCGGCCACTTCACCAGTGCACTGGTGATTTCCTACTTCTTCTTCGTGCTGGTTATGACCTGGGCGGCCAACATCTTGAACAAGGACAAAAGCGAATGA
- the minC gene encoding septum site-determining protein MinC translates to MSQTEPQDQDPVFQLKGSMLAITVLELARNDLEGLDRQLAAKVAQAPGFFSNAPLVLALDKLPASEGVIDLPGLMRICRQHGLRTLAIRASRIEDIAAAIAVDLPVLPPSGARERPLELNEPVVAKKPEKPAEPTIKPTKIITSPVRGGQQIYAQGSDLVVVSSVSPGAELLADGNIHVYGPMRGRVLAGVKGDTKARIFCQQMSAELVSIAGHYKVSEDLRRDPLWGSGVQVSLSGDVLNIIRL, encoded by the coding sequence ATGAGCCAAACCGAACCGCAAGACCAGGACCCCGTGTTCCAGCTGAAGGGCAGCATGCTGGCCATTACCGTGCTGGAACTGGCCCGTAACGATCTCGAAGGCCTCGACCGGCAATTGGCCGCCAAGGTCGCCCAGGCGCCTGGTTTTTTCAGCAATGCACCGCTGGTCCTGGCCCTGGACAAACTGCCGGCCAGCGAAGGCGTGATCGACTTGCCAGGCCTGATGCGCATCTGCCGCCAGCACGGTTTGCGCACCCTGGCCATCCGCGCCAGCCGCATCGAAGACATCGCCGCCGCCATTGCCGTCGACCTGCCCGTATTACCGCCCTCCGGTGCCCGTGAGCGCCCGCTGGAGTTGAACGAGCCCGTTGTCGCGAAAAAACCGGAAAAGCCGGCGGAACCGACGATCAAACCGACGAAAATCATCACCTCGCCCGTACGCGGCGGCCAGCAAATCTATGCCCAGGGCAGCGACCTGGTGGTGGTCTCCTCGGTCAGCCCGGGGGCGGAACTTCTCGCCGATGGCAACATCCATGTATACGGCCCCATGCGTGGTCGTGTGCTGGCCGGGGTCAAGGGCGACACGAAAGCCAGGATTTTCTGTCAGCAAATGAGCGCTGAACTGGTCTCCATCGCCGGTCATTACAAGGTCTCCGAAGACCTGCGTCGCGACCCTTTATGGGGTTCTGGCGTACAGGTCAGCCTGTCGGGCGATGTGTTGAACATCATTCGGCTTTAA
- the minD gene encoding septum site-determining protein MinD, whose translation MAKILVVTSGKGGVGKTTTSAAIGTGLALRGHKTVIVDFDVGLRNLDLIMGCERRVVYDFVNVVNGEANLQQALIKDKRLENLYVLAASQTRDKDALTVEGVEKVLMQLKEDFEFVVCDSPAGIEKGAHLAMYFADEAIVVTNPEVSSVRDSDRMLGLLASKSRRAERGEDPIKEHLLITRYHPERVSKGEMLGVEDVKEILSVTLLGVIPESQAVLKASNQGVPVILDDQSDAGQAYSDTVDRLLGKTVDHRFLDVQKKGFFERLFGGN comes from the coding sequence TTGGCCAAGATTCTCGTGGTTACATCCGGCAAGGGTGGTGTGGGTAAGACCACCACCAGCGCCGCCATCGGTACCGGCCTCGCTCTGCGCGGCCACAAGACAGTAATCGTCGACTTCGACGTCGGTTTGCGTAACCTCGACCTGATCATGGGTTGCGAGCGCCGTGTGGTGTACGACTTCGTCAACGTCGTCAACGGCGAAGCCAACCTGCAACAGGCCCTGATCAAAGACAAGCGCCTGGAAAACCTCTACGTGCTGGCCGCCAGCCAGACCCGCGACAAAGACGCGCTGACTGTCGAAGGCGTGGAAAAAGTCCTGATGCAACTCAAGGAAGACTTCGAGTTCGTGGTCTGCGACTCCCCGGCGGGCATCGAAAAAGGCGCTCACCTGGCCATGTACTTCGCCGATGAAGCGATCGTCGTGACCAACCCGGAAGTGTCCTCGGTCCGTGACTCCGACCGCATGCTCGGCCTGCTGGCCAGCAAGTCCCGTCGTGCCGAACGCGGCGAAGATCCGATCAAGGAACACCTGCTGATTACCCGTTACCACCCGGAGCGTGTGAGCAAAGGCGAAATGCTCGGCGTAGAAGACGTCAAGGAAATCCTCTCGGTGACCCTGCTCGGCGTGATCCCCGAATCCCAGGCGGTGCTCAAGGCATCCAACCAGGGCGTTCCGGTGATCCTCGACGACCAGAGCGATGCCGGCCAGGCCTACAGCGACACCGTAGACCGCCTGCTGGGCAAGACCGTCGACCATCGATTCCTCGATGTACAGAAGAAGGGATTCTTCGAGCGCCTGTTTGGAGGCAACTAA
- a CDS encoding UTRA domain-containing protein, with protein sequence MRDEATKAVTAIGQVLQEQLDHGLLAPGSKLPAERKLSELFGTTRITVREALLQLEAQGQIYREERRGWFVSPPRLAYNLMQRSHFHAMVSAQGRVPSTEVISARLQPASAAVCAWLQLPALSSVIQICRSRRIDGRLVLYVEHYLNPQYFPGILEFDLNQSITELYARHYDLHYGRVRFEIVPTALSVEAAAGLRVSVGSPGLRIARVNYDQHERLIDCDLEFWRHDAIHVGVDVV encoded by the coding sequence ATGCGTGATGAGGCAACAAAAGCAGTGACCGCCATTGGCCAGGTGTTACAGGAGCAGCTCGATCACGGGTTGCTGGCACCGGGCAGCAAACTGCCGGCCGAGCGCAAGCTCAGTGAGTTGTTCGGGACGACCCGGATCACTGTGCGCGAGGCGTTGTTGCAGTTGGAGGCCCAGGGGCAGATTTATCGTGAAGAACGGCGTGGCTGGTTCGTTTCGCCGCCGCGCTTGGCCTATAACCTGATGCAGCGCAGCCACTTTCACGCGATGGTCAGCGCCCAGGGGCGAGTGCCGTCCACTGAGGTGATTTCTGCGCGATTGCAGCCAGCGTCGGCGGCGGTCTGTGCCTGGTTACAGTTGCCGGCGTTGTCCAGCGTGATCCAGATCTGCCGTTCCCGACGCATCGATGGGCGGTTGGTGTTGTACGTGGAGCACTATCTGAACCCGCAGTATTTTCCCGGGATTCTTGAGTTTGATCTGAACCAGTCGATCACCGAACTCTACGCGCGGCACTACGATCTGCATTACGGACGGGTGCGGTTCGAGATCGTGCCGACGGCCTTGTCAGTGGAAGCCGCCGCGGGTTTGCGCGTGTCAGTGGGTAGCCCGGGATTGCGCATTGCACGGGTCAACTACGATCAGCACGAGCGGCTGATCGATTGTGACCTGGAGTTCTGGCGCCATGACGCGATTCATGTCGGCGTGGATGTGGTCTGA
- a CDS encoding M18 family aminopeptidase has translation MREELNQGLIDFLKASPTPFHATASLVQRLEAAGYQRLDERETWHTEANGRYYVTRNDSSIVAIKMGRHSPLHGGIRLVGAHTDSPCLRVKPQPELQRQGFWQLGVEVYGGALLAPWFDRDLSLAGRVTFRRDGKVESQLIDFKAPIAIIPNLAIHLNREANMGWAINAQTELPPVLAQFAGDERVDFRAVITDQLAREHGLNADVVLDYELSFYDTQSAAVIGLHGDFIAGARLDNLLSCYAGLQALLTADTDETCVLVCNDHEEVGSCSACGADGPMLEQTLRRLLPEGDEFVRTIQKSLLVSADNAHGVHPNYAEKHDANHGPKLNAGPVIKVNSNQRYATNSETAGFFRHLCMAEEVPVQSFVVRSDMGCGSTIGPITASHLGVRTVDIGLPTFAMHSIRELCGSHDLAHLVKVLSAFYACRELP, from the coding sequence ATGCGCGAAGAGTTGAACCAAGGCCTGATCGACTTCCTCAAGGCCTCCCCTACCCCATTCCATGCCACCGCCAGCCTTGTACAGCGTCTGGAAGCGGCGGGTTATCAACGCCTCGACGAGCGCGAGACATGGCACACCGAAGCCAATGGCCGCTACTACGTCACCCGTAACGACTCCTCCATCGTCGCGATCAAGATGGGCCGGCACTCGCCGCTGCACGGCGGGATTCGCCTGGTCGGCGCCCACACCGACAGCCCGTGCCTGCGGGTCAAGCCGCAACCGGAACTGCAACGCCAGGGCTTCTGGCAACTGGGCGTCGAAGTCTACGGCGGCGCACTGCTGGCCCCTTGGTTCGACCGCGATCTGTCGCTGGCCGGCCGCGTGACCTTCCGCCGCGACGGCAAGGTCGAAAGCCAGTTGATCGACTTCAAGGCACCGATCGCAATCATCCCCAACCTGGCCATTCACCTCAATCGTGAAGCCAACATGGGCTGGGCGATCAACGCGCAAACCGAGCTGCCGCCGGTGCTCGCGCAATTCGCCGGCGACGAGCGCGTGGACTTCCGCGCCGTGATCACCGACCAGCTCGCCCGCGAGCACGGCCTGAACGCCGACGTGGTGCTGGACTACGAACTGAGCTTCTACGACACCCAAAGCGCTGCCGTCATCGGTCTGCACGGCGACTTCATCGCCGGCGCGCGCCTGGACAACCTGCTGTCGTGCTACGCCGGCCTGCAGGCGCTGCTCACCGCTGACACCGACGAAACCTGCGTGCTGGTATGCAATGACCACGAAGAAGTCGGTTCCTGCTCGGCCTGTGGCGCCGACGGCCCGATGCTGGAGCAGACGCTGCGCCGCCTGCTGCCTGAGGGTGACGAGTTCGTACGCACCATCCAGAAATCCCTGCTGGTCTCGGCCGACAACGCCCACGGCGTACACCCCAACTACGCCGAGAAGCACGACGCCAACCACGGCCCGAAACTCAACGCCGGTCCGGTGATCAAGGTCAACAGCAACCAGCGCTACGCCACCAACAGCGAAACCGCCGGCTTCTTCCGTCACCTGTGCATGGCCGAAGAAGTGCCGGTGCAGAGTTTCGTGGTGCGCAGCGACATGGGCTGCGGCTCGACCATCGGCCCGATCACCGCCAGCCATCTGGGCGTGCGCACCGTGGACATCGGCCTGCCGACATTCGCCATGCACTCGATCCGCGAACTGTGCGGCAGTCACGACCTGGCCCACCTGGTCAAAGTGCTGAGCGCGTTCTACGCCTGCCGCGAATTGCCATAG
- a CDS encoding alkaline phosphatase family protein, translating into MKHNVILVVLDGLNYQVARHAMGHLQAYVGAGRAALYKLECALPALSRPLYECILTGVTPIDSGIVHNNISRLSNQRSIYHYATDAGLTTAAAAYHWVSELYNRSPFVAARDRHTDNPDLPIQHGHFYWSDHYPDSHLFADAENLRLRHTPNFLLVHPMNIDDAGHKHGLDTPQYRNSARSADIIIADYLQGWLDAGYQVLVTADHGMNNDRSHNGLLPEEREVPLFVLGDAFSFNPDAAPKQTEICGTVCDLLGVPHDKPVCRELLK; encoded by the coding sequence ATGAAGCACAACGTCATCCTTGTCGTGCTCGACGGCCTCAACTATCAGGTCGCCCGCCACGCCATGGGGCACCTGCAGGCTTATGTCGGCGCAGGACGCGCAGCGCTCTACAAGCTGGAGTGCGCATTGCCGGCCCTGTCCCGACCGCTGTACGAATGCATCCTGACCGGCGTCACGCCGATCGACAGCGGCATCGTGCACAACAACATCTCGCGCCTGTCCAACCAGCGCAGCATTTATCACTACGCCACCGACGCCGGCCTTACCACCGCTGCGGCGGCGTATCACTGGGTCAGTGAGTTGTACAACCGCTCGCCATTCGTGGCGGCACGGGATCGTCACACCGACAACCCGGACCTGCCGATCCAGCACGGACATTTCTACTGGAGCGATCATTACCCCGATTCGCACCTGTTCGCCGACGCCGAAAACCTGCGCCTGCGCCACACGCCGAATTTCCTGCTGGTGCACCCCATGAACATCGACGACGCCGGGCACAAGCACGGCCTCGACACCCCGCAGTACCGCAACAGCGCACGCTCGGCGGACATCATCATCGCCGACTACCTGCAAGGCTGGCTCGACGCTGGCTATCAGGTGCTGGTGACCGCCGATCACGGCATGAACAACGATCGCTCCCATAACGGCCTGTTGCCCGAAGAGCGTGAAGTGCCGCTGTTCGTGCTCGGCGATGCGTTCAGTTTCAACCCCGACGCGGCACCGAAACAGACCGAGATTTGCGGCACGGTCTGCGATCTGCTGGGTGTCCCCCACGACAAACCCGTGTGCCGGGAGCTGCTCAAGTGA
- a CDS encoding ABC transporter permease, giving the protein MTRGKWLAALCLVPFALFFIVFEIAPLVWVMINSLESEESGWGIANFSKIFSSKFYLQAIQYSLEISFWSSVFGIIIAVLGAYSLRRVDSKLRNFVNAFANMTSNFAGVPLAFAFIILLGFNGSFTIMLKQAGLIQDFNLYSKTGVIILYTYFQIPLGVLLLYPAFDALREDWRESAALLGANGWQFWRHIGLPVLTPALLGTFVILLANALGAYATVYALTTGNFNVMPIRIAAMVSGDISLNPNLASALAVVLVALMTLVTVVHQLLLKRSYHVSR; this is encoded by the coding sequence ATGACCCGCGGCAAATGGCTCGCCGCCCTGTGCCTGGTGCCTTTCGCACTGTTCTTTATCGTGTTTGAAATCGCCCCGCTGGTGTGGGTGATGATCAACAGCCTGGAGTCGGAAGAGTCCGGCTGGGGCATCGCCAACTTCAGCAAAATCTTCAGCTCCAAGTTCTATCTGCAAGCGATCCAGTACAGCCTCGAGATCAGTTTCTGGTCCAGCGTCTTCGGCATCATCATCGCGGTACTCGGCGCTTATTCCCTGCGCCGGGTCGACTCGAAACTGCGCAACTTCGTCAACGCCTTCGCCAACATGACCAGCAACTTCGCCGGCGTGCCCCTGGCGTTCGCGTTCATCATCCTGCTGGGTTTCAACGGCAGTTTCACCATCATGCTCAAGCAGGCCGGACTCATTCAGGACTTCAACCTGTACTCGAAAACCGGCGTGATCATTCTCTACACCTACTTCCAGATCCCCCTTGGCGTGTTGCTGCTCTACCCGGCTTTCGATGCGCTGCGTGAAGACTGGCGCGAGTCCGCCGCCTTGCTGGGCGCGAACGGCTGGCAGTTCTGGCGCCACATCGGTCTGCCGGTATTGACCCCGGCGCTGCTCGGCACCTTCGTGATCCTGCTGGCCAACGCCCTGGGCGCCTACGCCACGGTGTATGCCCTGACCACCGGCAACTTCAACGTGATGCCTATCCGCATCGCGGCAATGGTCTCGGGCGATATTTCCCTGAACCCGAACCTGGCCAGTGCCCTGGCCGTGGTGCTGGTGGCGTTGATGACCCTGGTGACCGTGGTGCATCAGTTGCTGCTGAAGAGGAGCTACCATGTCTCGCGCTGA
- a CDS encoding RluA family pseudouridine synthase produces MPLSNVHILYQDAAILVVNKPTLLLSVPGRADDNKDCLITRLQENGYPDALIVHRLDWETSGIILLARDADTHRELSRQFHDRETEKAYTALCWGQPELDSGSIDLPLRYDPPTKPRHVVDHEFGKNALTFWRVLERCGDWCRVELTPITGRSHQLRVHMLSIGHPLLGDGLYAHEQALAAWPRLCLHASMLSFTHPQTGERLRFECPAPF; encoded by the coding sequence ATGCCGTTGTCCAACGTCCACATCCTTTATCAGGACGCCGCCATTCTGGTGGTGAACAAACCAACCCTGTTGCTTTCCGTCCCCGGCCGGGCCGACGACAACAAGGACTGCCTGATTACCCGCCTGCAGGAAAACGGCTACCCGGACGCGCTCATCGTCCATCGGCTGGACTGGGAAACCTCCGGCATCATCCTGCTGGCCCGGGATGCCGATACGCACCGTGAGCTGTCCCGACAATTCCACGACCGCGAAACCGAAAAAGCCTACACCGCGCTGTGCTGGGGCCAGCCCGAGCTGGACAGCGGCAGCATCGACTTGCCCTTGCGCTACGACCCGCCAACCAAGCCGCGGCATGTGGTCGACCATGAGTTCGGCAAAAACGCGCTGACCTTCTGGCGGGTACTGGAGCGTTGCGGCGACTGGTGCCGCGTGGAGCTCACACCAATCACCGGTCGTTCGCACCAATTGCGCGTGCACATGCTGTCCATCGGTCATCCGCTGCTGGGAGACGGGCTCTATGCCCACGAACAGGCCCTGGCCGCCTGGCCGCGCCTGTGCCTGCACGCCAGCATGCTCAGCTTCACCCATCCCCAGACCGGCGAACGCCTGCGCTTCGAGTGCCCCGCTCCGTTCTAA
- a CDS encoding ABC transporter substrate-binding protein, protein MKKLFLATLLGSTIAMCTAAMAADDLKTLEAAAKKEGAVNSVGMPDDWANWKDTWADLAKNYGLKHIDTDMSSAQEIAKFAAEKDNASADIGDVGAAFGPIATKQGVTQPYKPSTWDQVPTWAKDKDGHWALAYTGTIAFIVNKKLLHGSEAPTKWADLKGGKYKVSIGDVSTAAQAANGVLAAALANGGDEKNIDPALKLFADIAKQGRLSMANPTIATMEKGEIEVGVVWDFNGLSYKAKMANPDDYVVLIPSDGSVISGYTTIINKYAKNPNAAKLAREYIFSDAGQINLAKGNARPIRAEHLTLPAEVQAKLLPNEQYKKVTPIKDADAWEKTSKALPQKWNEEVIVEMK, encoded by the coding sequence ATGAAAAAGCTTTTCCTGGCAACACTGTTAGGTTCGACCATTGCCATGTGCACCGCCGCCATGGCGGCCGATGACTTGAAAACCCTGGAAGCCGCTGCGAAAAAAGAAGGCGCGGTCAACAGTGTCGGCATGCCCGATGACTGGGCCAACTGGAAAGACACCTGGGCCGACCTGGCCAAGAACTACGGTTTGAAACACATCGACACCGACATGAGCTCGGCCCAGGAAATCGCCAAGTTCGCCGCGGAAAAAGACAACGCCAGCGCCGACATCGGCGACGTCGGTGCCGCCTTCGGCCCGATCGCAACGAAACAGGGGGTGACCCAGCCTTACAAGCCATCCACCTGGGATCAGGTACCCACCTGGGCCAAGGACAAGGACGGCCACTGGGCCCTGGCCTATACCGGCACCATCGCCTTCATCGTCAACAAGAAGCTGCTGCACGGTTCCGAAGCACCGACAAAATGGGCTGACCTCAAGGGCGGTAAATACAAGGTCTCCATCGGTGACGTGAGCACCGCTGCTCAAGCTGCCAACGGCGTTCTGGCTGCCGCACTGGCCAACGGTGGCGACGAGAAAAACATCGACCCTGCGCTGAAATTGTTTGCCGATATCGCCAAGCAAGGTCGCCTGTCGATGGCCAACCCGACCATCGCCACCATGGAAAAAGGCGAGATCGAAGTCGGCGTGGTCTGGGACTTCAACGGCCTGAGCTACAAGGCCAAGATGGCCAACCCGGATGACTACGTGGTGCTGATTCCGTCCGACGGCTCGGTGATTTCCGGCTACACCACCATCATCAACAAATACGCCAAGAACCCGAACGCCGCCAAGCTGGCCCGCGAGTACATCTTCAGCGACGCCGGCCAGATCAACCTGGCCAAGGGTAACGCCCGTCCGATCCGCGCCGAGCACCTGACCCTGCCAGCCGAAGTGCAGGCCAAGCTGCTGCCGAACGAGCAGTACAAGAAAGTCACGCCGATCAAGGACGCGGACGCGTGGGAGAAGACCTCCAAGGCGCTGCCTCAGAAGTGGAACGAAGAAGTTATCGTTGAAATGAAGTAA